In one window of Camelus bactrianus isolate YW-2024 breed Bactrian camel chromosome 29, ASM4877302v1, whole genome shotgun sequence DNA:
- the MRPL15 gene encoding large ribosomal subunit protein uL15m, whose protein sequence is MAGPVRGGGVRALGLLRALPRVSLANLQPNPGSRKPERRPRGRRRGRKCGRGHKGERQRGTLPRLGFEGGQTPFYLRIPKYGFNEGHSFRRQYQPLSLSRLQYLIDLGRVDPTQPIDLTQLVNGRGVTVQPSKRDYGVQLVEEGADTFKAKVNIEVQLASELAIAAIEKNGGVVTTAFYDPRSLEILCKPIPFFLRGQPIPKRMLPPEALVPYYTDAKNRGYLADPAGFPEARLELAKKYGYVLPDITKDELFRMLSARKDPRQIFFGLAPGWVVSVADRKLLKPTDEDLLQYHSS, encoded by the exons ATGGCCGGCCCGGTGCGAGGTGGTGGGGTCCGGGCCCTGGGCCTGCTACGGGCCCTGCCCCGTGTGAGCCTGGCCAACCTGCAGCCGAACCCGGGCTCCAGGAAACCG GAAAGACGACCAAGAGGTCGGAGAAGAGGTCGAAAATGTGGCAGAGGCCACAAGGGAGAACGGCAGAGAGGAACTCTGCCCCGACTGGGCTTTGAGGGAGGCCAGACCCCGTTTTACCTTCGAATCCCAAAATACGGGTTTAATGAAGGACACAG CTTCAGACGCCAGTATCAGCCTTTGAGTCTCAGTAGACTGCAGTATCTTATTGATTTGGGTCGAGTTGATCCTACACAACCTATTGACTTAACCCAGCTTGTCAATGGAAGAGGTGTGACCGTCCAGCCATCTAAAAGGGATTATGGCGTCCAGCTGGTGGAGGAG GGCGCTGACACCTTTAAGGCGAAGGTTAACATTGAAGTGCAGCTGGCCTCGGAGCTCGCCATCGCTGCAATTGAGAAGAACGGAGGCGTGGTCACCACCGCCTTCTACGACCCCAGGAGCCTGG aaatcCTGTGCAAACCTATTCCATTCTTTCTCCGAGGACAACCGATTCCAAAGCGCATGCTCCCCCCCGAGGCGCTGGTGCCCTACTACACTGACGCGAAGAACCGCGGCTACTTGGCGGACCCTGCCGGGTTTCCCGAAGCAAGACTTGAGCTCGCCAAGAAGTACGGTTACGTTTTACCTGATATCACCAAAGATGAACTCTTCAGAATGCTCAGTGCTCGAAAGGATCCACGGCAGATTTTCTTCGGTCTTGCTCCTGGCTGGGTGGTGAGCGTGGCAGACAGGAAGCTCCTCAAGCCCACAGATGAGGATCTGCTCCAGTACCACAGCTCCTGA